In Hermetia illucens chromosome 5, iHerIll2.2.curated.20191125, whole genome shotgun sequence, a single window of DNA contains:
- the LOC119656607 gene encoding histidine--tRNA ligase, cytoplasmic isoform X2: MSGNREELLNSIKEQGDLVRQLKAAKEPKERIDEEVAKLLALKAKLSGEENASSQKFTLKTPKGTRDYNPQQMALRQGVLDKIVAVFKKHGAESIDTPVFELKEVLTGKYGEDSKLIYDLKDQGGEILSLRYDLTVPLARYLAMSKISSIKRYHIAKVYRRDNPAMTRGRYREFYQCDFDIAGTYDPMLPDAECVKIVVEILEALQVGDFVVKLNHRLLLDGMFEACGVPSDKFRSICSAVDKLDKSPWADVRKEMIEEKGLNDAAADLIGTYVQLSGGTDLVDKLLQDDRLKSVKSAVKGLEEMKLLLQYCKVLGVEKNVLFDLSLARGLDYYTGVIYECVLKSDAPVDSSGEQGTIGSVAGGGRYDNLVGMFDPKKKQVPCVGVSIGVERIFSLLEARQNAQGLKVRTTEIEVYVASAHKGLHEKRLKIISSLWDKGIKAEHSYKTNPKLLAQLQHCEENGIPLAIVLGDSELERGVVKLREVTTRKEDEVKLEDLADEIIRRLRS, from the exons ATCGATGAAGAGGTGGCGAAACTCCTAGCCCTTAAAGCCAAGTTGAGTGGTGAGGAAAATGCATCTTCACAAAAGTTCACACTTAAAACGCCCAAGGGCACACGTGATTATAATCCGCAACAAATGGCATTGCGGCAAGgtgttttggataaaatcgtAGCGGTATTTAAAAAGCATGGAGCCGAGTCTATAGATACTCCAGTGTTTGAATTGAAG GAAGTGCTAACTGGAAAGTACGGCGAAGACTCAAAGCTAATTTATGATCTCAAAGATCAAGGCGGAGAGATTTTATCTCTTCGGTATGATCTGACAGTTCCTTTGGCTCGTTATTTAGCCATGAGTAAGATATCGAGTATTAAACGGTACCACATAGCGAAAGTTTATCGGCGGGATAACCCGGCAATGACGAGGGGACGATATCGGGAGTTCTACCAATGC GATTTCGACATCGCTGGAACTTACGATCCTATGCTTCCTGATGCTGAGTGCGTGAAAATCGTTGTTGAAATACTCGAAGCCTTACAAGTTGGTGACTTTGTAGTGAAGTTAAACCATAGATTATTGTTAGATGGAATGTTTGAAGCTTGCGGCGTGCCCAGTGATAAGTTCCGATCGATCTGTTCTGCTGTAGATAAGTTAGATAAG TCGCCCTGGGCTGATGTGCGGAAAGAAATGATTGAAGAGAAGGGATTAAACGATGCTGCTGCAGATTTGATAGGAACTTACGTACAACTAAGTGGCGGAACAGACTTAGTCGATAAATTACTTCAGGACGACCGTTTGAAATCAGTCAAGTCGGCCGTGAAAGGTTTGGAGGAGATGAAACTCTTGCTGCAATACTGCAAAGTACTTGGTGTAGAGAAGAATGTTCTGTTCGATTTGAGTCTGGCTCGAGGCTTAGATTATTACACTGGGGTTATTTACGAATGTGTATTGAAAAGTGATGCCCCTGTTGATAGTAGTGGGGAGCAGGGAACTATTGGGTCAGTGGCTGGTGGAGGTCGTTATGATAACTTGGTTGGCATGTTCGATCCGAAGAAAAAACAGGTCCCATGTGTTGGCGTGTCGATCGGTGTAGAACGAATATTCTCTTTGCTTGAAGCTAGACAAAACGCACAAGGTCTTAAGGTCAGAACAACAGAGATTGAAGTATATGTCGCGTCTGCTCATAAGGGATTGCATGAGAAACGACTAAAAATCATCTCATCGTTATGGGACAAAGGAATCAAG GCTGAACACTCCTATAAAACCAACCCCAAATTATTAGCCCAATTGCAACATTGCGAAGAGAACGGTATTCCTCTAGCAATTGTCCTGGGCGACTCAGAACTAGAGCGAGGCGTTGTTAAATTGCGAGAAGTCACAACAAGAAAGGAGGACGAAGTGAAATTAGAAGACTTAGCCGACGAAATAATCCGACGATTAAGATCATAA
- the LOC119656607 gene encoding histidine--tRNA ligase, cytoplasmic isoform X1 — MLHRFVRVSNSIRIQLHTHKQKPGFLSFRDCSYSTDEKIATISAGAQQQILQIDEEVAKLLALKAKLSGEENASSQKFTLKTPKGTRDYNPQQMALRQGVLDKIVAVFKKHGAESIDTPVFELKEVLTGKYGEDSKLIYDLKDQGGEILSLRYDLTVPLARYLAMSKISSIKRYHIAKVYRRDNPAMTRGRYREFYQCDFDIAGTYDPMLPDAECVKIVVEILEALQVGDFVVKLNHRLLLDGMFEACGVPSDKFRSICSAVDKLDKSPWADVRKEMIEEKGLNDAAADLIGTYVQLSGGTDLVDKLLQDDRLKSVKSAVKGLEEMKLLLQYCKVLGVEKNVLFDLSLARGLDYYTGVIYECVLKSDAPVDSSGEQGTIGSVAGGGRYDNLVGMFDPKKKQVPCVGVSIGVERIFSLLEARQNAQGLKVRTTEIEVYVASAHKGLHEKRLKIISSLWDKGIKAEHSYKTNPKLLAQLQHCEENGIPLAIVLGDSELERGVVKLREVTTRKEDEVKLEDLADEIIRRLRS; from the exons ATGTTGCATCGATTTGTTCGAGTTTCAAATTCGATTCGTATACAATTGCATACTCATAAACAGAAACCGGGTTTCTTAAGCTTTCGGGACTGTAGTTATTCGACTGATGAAAAGATTGCCACTATTTCCGCTGGCGCACAACAGCAAATACTACAG ATCGATGAAGAGGTGGCGAAACTCCTAGCCCTTAAAGCCAAGTTGAGTGGTGAGGAAAATGCATCTTCACAAAAGTTCACACTTAAAACGCCCAAGGGCACACGTGATTATAATCCGCAACAAATGGCATTGCGGCAAGgtgttttggataaaatcgtAGCGGTATTTAAAAAGCATGGAGCCGAGTCTATAGATACTCCAGTGTTTGAATTGAAG GAAGTGCTAACTGGAAAGTACGGCGAAGACTCAAAGCTAATTTATGATCTCAAAGATCAAGGCGGAGAGATTTTATCTCTTCGGTATGATCTGACAGTTCCTTTGGCTCGTTATTTAGCCATGAGTAAGATATCGAGTATTAAACGGTACCACATAGCGAAAGTTTATCGGCGGGATAACCCGGCAATGACGAGGGGACGATATCGGGAGTTCTACCAATGC GATTTCGACATCGCTGGAACTTACGATCCTATGCTTCCTGATGCTGAGTGCGTGAAAATCGTTGTTGAAATACTCGAAGCCTTACAAGTTGGTGACTTTGTAGTGAAGTTAAACCATAGATTATTGTTAGATGGAATGTTTGAAGCTTGCGGCGTGCCCAGTGATAAGTTCCGATCGATCTGTTCTGCTGTAGATAAGTTAGATAAG TCGCCCTGGGCTGATGTGCGGAAAGAAATGATTGAAGAGAAGGGATTAAACGATGCTGCTGCAGATTTGATAGGAACTTACGTACAACTAAGTGGCGGAACAGACTTAGTCGATAAATTACTTCAGGACGACCGTTTGAAATCAGTCAAGTCGGCCGTGAAAGGTTTGGAGGAGATGAAACTCTTGCTGCAATACTGCAAAGTACTTGGTGTAGAGAAGAATGTTCTGTTCGATTTGAGTCTGGCTCGAGGCTTAGATTATTACACTGGGGTTATTTACGAATGTGTATTGAAAAGTGATGCCCCTGTTGATAGTAGTGGGGAGCAGGGAACTATTGGGTCAGTGGCTGGTGGAGGTCGTTATGATAACTTGGTTGGCATGTTCGATCCGAAGAAAAAACAGGTCCCATGTGTTGGCGTGTCGATCGGTGTAGAACGAATATTCTCTTTGCTTGAAGCTAGACAAAACGCACAAGGTCTTAAGGTCAGAACAACAGAGATTGAAGTATATGTCGCGTCTGCTCATAAGGGATTGCATGAGAAACGACTAAAAATCATCTCATCGTTATGGGACAAAGGAATCAAG GCTGAACACTCCTATAAAACCAACCCCAAATTATTAGCCCAATTGCAACATTGCGAAGAGAACGGTATTCCTCTAGCAATTGTCCTGGGCGACTCAGAACTAGAGCGAGGCGTTGTTAAATTGCGAGAAGTCACAACAAGAAAGGAGGACGAAGTGAAATTAGAAGACTTAGCCGACGAAATAATCCGACGATTAAGATCATAA